A stretch of Amycolatopsis balhimycina FH 1894 DNA encodes these proteins:
- a CDS encoding polyprenol monophosphomannose synthase has protein sequence MSQAPRGAREIEPVLVVIPTYNERENLGPILDRLHKALPDVHVLVVDDGSPDGTGELADERAAANEHVHVLHRTEKAGLGAAYIAGFRWGLAREYNTIVEMDADGSHAPEDLPRLLDAVGDADLAIGSRYVPGGSVVNWPLKRQILSRGANVYSQIALGMRTRDITAGFRAYRRPVLEKLALDEVNSHGYCFQIDLTIRTADAGFEIVEVPITFTEREIGESKMDGSIIREAFLRVATWGAGRRWNQLRRLFGSR, from the coding sequence ATGTCGCAGGCGCCGCGGGGGGCCCGGGAAATCGAGCCGGTGCTGGTGGTGATCCCGACCTACAACGAGCGGGAGAACCTCGGCCCGATCCTGGACCGCCTGCACAAGGCACTCCCGGACGTGCACGTGCTGGTGGTGGACGACGGCAGCCCGGACGGCACCGGTGAGCTCGCCGACGAGCGGGCCGCCGCGAACGAGCACGTCCACGTGCTGCACCGGACCGAGAAGGCCGGCCTGGGCGCCGCCTACATCGCCGGGTTCCGCTGGGGCCTGGCCCGCGAGTACAACACGATCGTCGAGATGGACGCCGACGGTTCGCACGCGCCCGAGGACCTGCCCCGCCTGCTGGACGCGGTCGGCGACGCCGACCTGGCGATCGGCTCGCGGTACGTGCCGGGCGGCAGCGTGGTGAACTGGCCGCTGAAACGCCAGATCCTCTCGCGTGGCGCGAACGTCTACTCCCAGATCGCGCTGGGCATGCGGACCCGGGACATCACGGCGGGCTTCCGCGCCTACCGCCGTCCGGTACTGGAGAAGCTCGCCCTGGACGAGGTCAACTCCCACGGCTACTGCTTCCAGATCGACCTGACGATCCGCACGGCCGACGCCGGGTTCGAGATCGTCGAGGTGCCGATCACGTTCACCGAGCGGGAGATCGGCGAGTCGAAGATGGACGGCTCGATCATCCGCGAGGCGTTCCTGCGGGTGGCGACGTGGGGCGCCGGGCGCCGCTGGAACCAGCTGCGCCGTCTTTTCGGCTCCCGCTGA
- a CDS encoding PIG-L family deacetylase, with product MSTLVAFHAHADDPVLLSGGTLARATADGHRVVIVVATDGMGAECPTPRWDELRAAAAILGAHRVVHLGYAESGHGPVLYPDPPGRRRFVRADTGEAAERLAALLREERADVLLGYDPNGGYGHPDHVKVHEVARRAAALTGTRLLEATMPRDVVVRLTRLVRALRIPFRYDTDALSRAYSPASAITHRFDVRRFAARKQAALAAHVSDVRGTGRLAPVLRVLVWLPAPVFALVAGREWYVDVTRR from the coding sequence ATGAGCACCCTCGTCGCCTTCCACGCCCACGCTGACGACCCCGTGCTGCTCAGCGGCGGCACCCTGGCGCGCGCCACCGCCGACGGGCACCGGGTGGTGATCGTCGTGGCCACCGACGGCATGGGCGCCGAGTGCCCGACGCCGCGGTGGGACGAGCTGCGCGCCGCGGCCGCCATCCTCGGTGCGCACCGCGTCGTGCACCTGGGGTACGCCGAGAGCGGGCACGGGCCCGTGCTTTACCCCGATCCGCCCGGCCGGCGGCGGTTCGTCCGGGCGGACACCGGCGAAGCCGCGGAACGGCTCGCCGCGCTCCTGCGGGAGGAGCGGGCCGACGTCCTGCTCGGCTACGACCCCAACGGCGGCTACGGCCACCCCGACCACGTCAAGGTCCACGAGGTCGCCCGGCGCGCGGCGGCGCTGACCGGAACGCGGCTGCTGGAGGCCACGATGCCGCGCGACGTCGTCGTGCGGCTCACCCGGCTCGTCCGGGCGCTGCGGATCCCGTTCCGGTACGACACCGACGCCCTCAGCCGCGCCTACAGCCCGGCCTCGGCCATCACCCACCGTTTCGACGTCCGGCGCTTCGCCGCGCGCAAGCAGGCGGCGCTCGCCGCGCACGTGTCCGATGTGCGCGGCACCGGACGGCTGGCGCCCGTCCTGCGGGTGCTCGTGTGGCTGCCGGCGCCGGTGTTCGCGCTGGTGGCCGGCCGCGAGTGGTACGTCGACGTCACGCGCCGGTGA
- a CDS encoding KamA family radical SAM protein — translation MTAIQEPVTPAAAFDQPYEYARAELVEPDWRRFPGWHDVTDAEWRDAQWQRVHCVRNVKQLRALMGDLLEERFYDDLLADQREMATMSMLLPPQMLNTMAPTAGTDPAKVTEAFYADPIRRYMLPVKSDRDATWPSHPHSERDSLHEAEMWVVEGLTHRYPTKVLAEMISTCPQYCGHCTRMDLVGNSTEQIEKHKLTLKPVDRQDAMIAYLKKTPGVRDVVVSGGDVANVPWPQLESFLMRLMDIDTVRDIRLATKALAALPQHWLQPKVVEGLERVAVTAQRRGVNLAIHTHVNHAQSVTPLVAEAAQTALNVGVRDVRNQGVLMRGVNATPAALLDLCFALQGEANILPYYFYMCDMIPNAEHWRVSVHEAQELQHAIMGYLPGYATPRIVCDVPYVGKRWVHQLADYDRELGISYWTKNYRTGIEHADPEALQRRYPYYDPISTLPEAGQTWWNTQPRS, via the coding sequence GTGACTGCGATCCAGGAACCTGTGACGCCTGCCGCCGCCTTCGACCAGCCCTACGAGTACGCCCGCGCCGAGCTGGTGGAACCCGACTGGCGCCGCTTCCCCGGCTGGCACGACGTGACCGACGCCGAGTGGCGTGACGCGCAGTGGCAGCGGGTGCACTGCGTCCGCAACGTCAAGCAGCTGCGCGCCCTCATGGGCGACCTGCTCGAGGAACGCTTCTACGACGACCTGCTCGCCGACCAGCGCGAGATGGCGACGATGTCGATGTTGCTCCCGCCGCAGATGCTCAACACGATGGCGCCGACGGCCGGCACCGACCCGGCCAAGGTGACCGAGGCGTTCTACGCCGACCCGATCCGCCGCTACATGCTCCCGGTGAAGAGTGACCGCGACGCCACGTGGCCGAGCCACCCGCACTCGGAGCGCGACTCGCTGCACGAGGCGGAGATGTGGGTCGTGGAGGGCCTGACCCACCGCTACCCGACCAAGGTGCTGGCCGAGATGATCTCGACCTGCCCCCAGTACTGCGGGCACTGCACCCGGATGGACCTCGTCGGCAACTCGACCGAGCAGATCGAGAAGCACAAGCTGACGCTCAAGCCGGTCGACCGCCAGGACGCGATGATCGCCTACCTGAAGAAGACCCCGGGCGTCCGCGACGTGGTCGTCTCGGGCGGCGACGTCGCCAACGTGCCGTGGCCGCAGCTGGAGTCGTTCCTGATGCGCCTGATGGACATCGACACGGTCCGCGACATCCGCCTGGCGACCAAGGCACTGGCGGCGCTGCCGCAGCACTGGCTCCAGCCGAAGGTCGTCGAAGGCCTCGAGCGCGTCGCCGTGACGGCCCAGCGCCGGGGCGTCAACCTGGCGATCCACACCCACGTCAACCACGCTCAGTCGGTGACGCCCCTGGTGGCCGAAGCGGCCCAGACGGCACTGAACGTCGGCGTCCGCGACGTCCGCAACCAGGGCGTGCTGATGCGCGGGGTCAACGCGACCCCGGCGGCGCTGCTGGACCTTTGCTTTGCCCTGCAAGGGGAAGCGAACATCCTGCCGTACTACTTCTACATGTGCGACATGATCCCGAACGCGGAGCACTGGCGGGTTTCGGTGCACGAGGCGCAGGAGCTGCAGCACGCGATCATGGGGTACCTGCCGGGGTACGCGACGCCGCGCATCGTCTGCGACGTCCCCTACGTCGGGAAGCGGTGGGTGCACCAGCTGGCCGACTACGACCGCGAGCTGGGGATCTCGTACTGGACCAAGAACTACCGCACCGGCATCGAGCACGCCGACCCCGAAGCCTTGCAGCGGCGCTACCCGTACTACGACCCGATCTCCACCCTGCCCGAGGCCGGTCAAACCTGGTGGAACACCCAGCCTCGATCTTGA
- the lnt gene encoding apolipoprotein N-acyltransferase, whose amino-acid sequence MAVTVADPEPGTPQLPARTRRFPRAWLLRLAVAPASGFAYYLSFAPRSLWWLAPLAFAGFALVLRGRRFRGGFGYGFAFGFVFFLPLLTWLLDFLGPDFGPWPWLGLSLALALYHGLAGGLITLVWRLPAGPLWAALVFVALETPRAWFPFGGFPWGRVAFSQPEGAFLPLASIGGAPLVGLAVVFTGFCLAALAARLWDVRKLTRPAVLAAIGTVLPVVAGLALWPAIGTGAQDGERTVATVQGNAPDIGLALQGERTVLRRNTIAESQRLLDAVHAGKVPKPDLLVWPESATTVTGPDPQVDRLVANFGVPALIGAIYQLPDGHLQNSVIAWDPRTGPGERYAKQQLVPFGEYVPARKVAELVTPFLDAETVDMVPGDGANQTMTAAGTKVGVFICYETAFDYPARDAVRDGAELLVVPTNNAWYGESEMSVQQLAMSRLRAVEHGRAVVVSAVSGVSAIVAPDGSVTSSTGLFTADSLVGRVPLRTQTTLSDQLGAWTEYGLLALAIAGVAGALVLRFRTRRGSAGTEAGEAAD is encoded by the coding sequence GTGGCAGTCACCGTCGCGGACCCCGAACCGGGCACCCCGCAACTCCCCGCGCGCACGCGACGCTTTCCCCGTGCCTGGCTGCTGCGCCTGGCCGTGGCGCCGGCGTCCGGGTTCGCGTACTACTTGAGCTTCGCACCACGCTCGCTGTGGTGGCTCGCGCCGCTGGCGTTCGCGGGGTTCGCCCTGGTGCTTCGCGGGCGGCGCTTCCGCGGCGGGTTCGGCTACGGCTTCGCGTTCGGGTTCGTGTTCTTCCTGCCACTGCTGACTTGGCTGCTGGACTTCCTGGGCCCCGACTTCGGCCCGTGGCCGTGGCTGGGCCTGTCGTTGGCGCTGGCGCTGTACCACGGCTTGGCGGGCGGTCTCATCACGCTGGTGTGGCGCCTGCCCGCCGGGCCGCTGTGGGCGGCGCTGGTGTTCGTCGCGCTGGAGACGCCGCGCGCGTGGTTCCCGTTCGGCGGCTTCCCCTGGGGCCGGGTCGCGTTCAGCCAGCCCGAGGGCGCGTTCCTGCCGCTCGCCTCGATCGGCGGCGCCCCGCTGGTCGGCCTCGCCGTCGTCTTCACCGGGTTCTGCCTGGCCGCGCTCGCCGCCCGGCTCTGGGACGTGCGCAAGCTCACCCGGCCCGCCGTCCTCGCTGCCATCGGCACCGTCCTGCCGGTCGTGGCCGGCCTGGCGCTGTGGCCGGCGATCGGGACCGGCGCGCAGGACGGCGAGCGCACCGTCGCGACCGTGCAGGGCAACGCCCCGGACATCGGGCTCGCCCTGCAGGGTGAGCGCACCGTGCTGCGCCGCAACACCATCGCCGAGAGCCAACGGCTGCTGGACGCCGTCCACGCCGGGAAGGTCCCGAAGCCCGACCTGCTGGTCTGGCCGGAGAGCGCCACCACCGTCACCGGCCCGGACCCGCAGGTCGACCGGCTCGTCGCGAACTTCGGGGTGCCGGCGCTGATCGGCGCGATCTACCAGCTGCCGGACGGGCACCTGCAGAACTCCGTCATCGCCTGGGACCCGCGCACCGGGCCCGGCGAGCGCTACGCGAAGCAGCAGCTGGTGCCCTTCGGCGAGTACGTCCCGGCCCGCAAGGTCGCCGAGCTGGTCACCCCGTTCCTCGACGCCGAAACCGTGGACATGGTTCCCGGCGACGGCGCGAACCAGACCATGACCGCCGCGGGCACGAAGGTCGGGGTGTTCATCTGCTACGAAACGGCGTTCGACTACCCGGCCCGCGACGCCGTGCGCGACGGCGCCGAACTGCTCGTCGTGCCGACCAACAACGCCTGGTACGGCGAGAGCGAGATGAGCGTGCAGCAGCTGGCCATGTCGCGGCTGCGCGCGGTCGAACACGGCCGGGCCGTCGTCGTCTCGGCGGTCTCCGGGGTGAGCGCGATCGTCGCGCCCGACGGGTCCGTGACCAGCTCAACGGGCCTTTTCACGGCGGATTCCCTGGTCGGGCGCGTCCCGTTGCGGACGCAGACTACGCTGTCGGATCAACTAGGTGCGTGGACGGAGTACGGGCTGCTGGCCCTGGCGATCGCCGGGGTGGCCGGCGCGCTCGTACTCCGTTTTCGCACCCGGCGCGGCAGCGCCGGCACGGAGGCAGGGGAAGCGGCGGACTGA
- a CDS encoding amidohydrolase codes for MTDENTTLLLGGRIYTPAGPDATAMAVTGGTVVWVGQDAPARALHPGAEVVDLGGAFVAPAFVDAHVHATATGLHLTGLDLTGVRGGAELLSRVRDAVVPGQVLLAHGWDESIWTDPRLPSRAELDAAAGATPVYLSRVDVHSALVSTALVELAPAARDAEGWSPDGPLTRAAHHAVRGAVRAAITPEQRELAQRAFLAEAAKQGIVSVHECAGPDISGRDDLAALLALAGPDTPEVVGYWGELGAVETARELGARGLAGDLFVDGALGSHTAALTTPYEDHPSEGTRYLDAHRIAGHLAACTEAGLQAGFHVIGDAAVAEVIEGFRLAEKEVGQRALAARHHRLEHLEMVTAGQAKLLAGWGVTASVQPLFDALWGGREGMYAERLGADRAAGLNPFSALAAEGVLLAFGSDAPVTPLDPWASVRAAAYHRTVGAGLSPRAAFTAHTRAGHRAAGVNDGVTGSLVPGAPAHYAIWDATDLVVATPDSRVQRWSTDPRAGVPPLPRLEPDAALPRCLRTVRDGKVVYGGFTPGT; via the coding sequence GTGACGGACGAAAACACGACCCTCCTGCTCGGTGGGCGCATCTACACACCCGCGGGTCCGGACGCCACGGCGATGGCGGTCACCGGCGGCACCGTGGTCTGGGTCGGCCAGGACGCCCCGGCCCGCGCCCTCCACCCCGGCGCCGAGGTGGTGGACCTCGGGGGCGCGTTCGTGGCGCCCGCGTTCGTCGACGCGCACGTCCACGCCACCGCGACCGGCCTGCACCTGACCGGCCTCGACCTCACCGGCGTCCGCGGCGGCGCCGAGCTGCTGAGCCGCGTGCGTGACGCCGTCGTCCCCGGCCAGGTCCTGCTCGCCCACGGCTGGGACGAGAGCATCTGGACCGACCCGCGGCTGCCCAGCCGCGCCGAGCTCGACGCCGCCGCCGGCGCTACGCCCGTCTACCTCAGCCGCGTCGACGTCCACTCCGCGCTGGTGTCCACCGCCCTGGTCGAACTGGCCCCGGCGGCCCGCGACGCCGAGGGCTGGTCGCCCGACGGCCCGCTGACCCGCGCCGCCCACCACGCCGTCCGCGGGGCCGTCCGCGCGGCGATCACCCCCGAGCAGCGCGAACTCGCCCAGCGCGCGTTCCTCGCCGAGGCCGCGAAGCAAGGCATCGTCAGCGTCCACGAATGCGCCGGCCCCGACATCTCCGGCCGCGACGACCTCGCCGCCCTGCTCGCCCTCGCCGGACCGGACACGCCCGAGGTCGTCGGCTACTGGGGCGAGCTCGGCGCCGTCGAAACCGCCCGCGAACTCGGTGCCCGCGGCTTGGCGGGCGACCTGTTCGTCGACGGCGCTCTCGGCTCTCACACCGCCGCGCTGACCACCCCCTATGAAGACCACCCCAGCGAGGGGACGCGCTACCTCGACGCGCACCGCATCGCCGGGCACCTCGCCGCGTGCACCGAAGCCGGGCTGCAGGCCGGCTTCCACGTCATCGGCGACGCCGCGGTCGCCGAGGTGATCGAGGGCTTCCGCCTCGCGGAGAAGGAGGTCGGGCAGCGTGCCCTCGCCGCCCGCCACCACCGGCTGGAGCACCTGGAAATGGTCACCGCCGGGCAGGCGAAGCTCCTGGCCGGCTGGGGCGTGACCGCCTCGGTGCAGCCGCTGTTCGACGCCCTCTGGGGCGGCCGCGAAGGCATGTACGCCGAACGTCTCGGCGCGGACCGCGCGGCCGGGCTCAACCCGTTCTCGGCACTGGCCGCCGAAGGCGTACTGCTCGCCTTCGGCTCCGACGCGCCGGTGACACCGCTCGACCCGTGGGCGAGCGTCCGCGCCGCGGCCTACCACCGGACGGTGGGGGCGGGCCTGTCGCCGCGTGCGGCGTTCACCGCCCACACCCGGGCGGGGCACCGGGCCGCGGGTGTCAACGACGGCGTCACGGGGAGCCTGGTCCCGGGCGCGCCGGCGCACTACGCGATCTGGGACGCGACCGACCTCGTCGTGGCCACGCCGGACAGCCGCGTGCAGCGCTGGTCGACCGACCCGCGTGCCGGGGTGCCGCCGCTGCCGCGGCTCGAGCCGGACGCGGCCCTGCCGCGGTGCCTGCGGACCGTGCGGGACGGCAAGGTCGTCTACGGCGGCTTCACGCCGGGCACCTAG